Proteins encoded by one window of Rubrobacter indicoceani:
- a CDS encoding response regulator has product MERGRRTIMVADDDPAFLDTATGVLERAGYRVVRAQDGQHALQEALSRKVDLIVLDVSMPQLGGVQACHCLKAMPKTAKIPVILTTSKKDPQARTLAEHMQGSVKVLRKPFEEDELLSTVSGCLARPKSLI; this is encoded by the coding sequence GTGGAAAGAGGCAGGCGCACAATCATGGTTGCCGACGATGACCCGGCGTTCCTCGACACCGCAACAGGTGTGCTGGAGAGAGCGGGTTACCGTGTCGTGCGGGCGCAGGACGGGCAGCACGCCCTCCAGGAAGCTCTCAGCCGCAAGGTAGACCTGATCGTTCTCGATGTCTCGATGCCGCAGCTCGGCGGAGTGCAGGCTTGTCACTGCCTGAAGGCGATGCCGAAGACGGCGAAGATACCGGTTATCCTCACGACCTCCAAAAAGGACCCGCAGGCCCGAACGCTCGCCGAGCATATGCAGGGTTCGGTAAAGGTGCTGCGCAAGCCGTTTGAAGAAGACGAACTCCTCTCGACCGTGAGCGGCTGTCTTGCCCGCCCGAAGTCCCTGATCTGA
- a CDS encoding 4-hydroxy-3-methylbut-2-enyl diphosphate reductase: protein MKQENYYRRGFKMRGDIQHLLDRDYRSEIVDRFRENGNYGEFGEVSIRIADEFGFCYGVDRAVDYAFQTRERFPDRDIYITGDMIHNLSMNDRLREMGIKFLSEGFDGRPDEKFSDLGPEDVIILPAFGAPIEWVTELRNKGCIVVDTTCGSVLSVWKRVKDYARRDFTSIIHGKYYHEETKATASQTNIDGGNGKWLVVRNLTETAFVTDFIRQKIDATELRERLSHGMGPDFDPDTDLRRVGVANQTTMLMKETMAVGEELRKAMVDRYGEDEIADHFDLFDTICSATQDRQDALFGLLEHDLDVMVIIGGYNSSNTNNLAIIAKERVPRSYHITNGECIRGDVIDHKPPGTPLDAREEIEEPGWLPDGPVRVGLTAGASTPNSQIGLAIKNILEARDISIDEVLQLPTT, encoded by the coding sequence GTGAAGCAGGAGAACTATTACAGGCGCGGGTTCAAGATGCGGGGCGACATTCAGCACTTGCTGGACCGGGATTACCGCTCGGAGATAGTGGACCGCTTCCGCGAAAACGGCAACTACGGCGAGTTTGGCGAGGTCTCCATCCGCATCGCCGACGAGTTCGGCTTCTGCTACGGTGTGGACCGGGCCGTTGACTACGCTTTCCAGACCCGCGAGCGTTTCCCCGACCGTGACATCTACATAACCGGGGATATGATCCACAACCTCTCCATGAACGACCGACTGCGCGAGATGGGCATCAAGTTCCTCTCGGAAGGCTTCGACGGTCGTCCGGACGAGAAGTTCTCCGACCTCGGCCCGGAAGACGTGATCATCCTCCCCGCCTTCGGCGCGCCTATCGAGTGGGTGACGGAACTCCGCAACAAGGGCTGCATCGTCGTGGATACAACCTGCGGCTCGGTTCTCTCGGTCTGGAAGCGCGTAAAGGACTACGCCCGGCGCGACTTCACCTCGATAATCCATGGCAAGTACTACCACGAGGAGACGAAGGCAACCGCCTCCCAGACGAACATAGACGGCGGCAACGGGAAGTGGCTTGTCGTGCGCAACCTGACGGAGACGGCTTTCGTTACGGACTTTATCCGGCAGAAGATAGACGCGACCGAACTGCGCGAGAGGCTCTCACACGGTATGGGACCGGACTTCGACCCGGACACGGACCTCAGGCGCGTCGGGGTCGCAAACCAGACGACGATGCTGATGAAGGAGACGATGGCGGTCGGGGAGGAGCTTCGCAAGGCGATGGTCGACCGCTACGGCGAAGATGAGATCGCGGACCACTTCGATCTCTTCGACACCATCTGCTCGGCAACCCAGGACCGGCAGGATGCGCTGTTCGGGCTGCTGGAACACGACCTCGACGTGATGGTGATAATCGGGGGCTACAACTCCTCCAACACAAACAACCTCGCCATCATCGCCAAGGAGCGCGTCCCGAGGAGTTACCACATCACAAACGGCGAGTGCATCCGGGGCGACGTTATTGACCACAAGCCACCCGGCACCCCGCTCGACGCTCGCGAGGAGATCGAAGAACCCGGCTGGCTCCCCGACGGCCCGGTGCGCGTCGGCCTTACCGCCGGGGCCTCGACACCGAACTCCCAGATCGGCCTCGCCATAAAGAACATCCTCGAAGCCCGCGATATCTCTATAGACGAAGTCCTCCAGCTGCCGACGACCTAG
- a CDS encoding aminotransferase class V-fold PLP-dependent enzyme, with protein MIPDNARRLFEVPDDIAYLNCSYMSPQLRPVREAGERALAQCSRPWEIPPAAFFEEVEKSRDLFARLVGGEADGVALIPSVSYGIAVAAANVPVEKGSSIVVLEGQFPSNVYPWRELAGERGAKLVTVPRPPDHDWTGAVLAALDTGVAVVAVPNCHWTDGSLLDLVAIGERAREVGAAFVVDAIQSLGAHPFDVTGARPDFLVAAAYKWLLGPYGVGFMHVRGDHRNGRPIEHNWINRAGSEKFSDLSEYTSDFQPGARRYDVGERSNFILLPMATEALRHILDWGVENISETAGKLTDLIEEEAGKRGIETVPKERRCRHVIGLGLGPDAPEDLAARLAAEGVFVSVRGGSIRVSPHIYNDERDVARLFEVLDRTLSGTYPA; from the coding sequence GTGATCCCGGACAACGCTCGAAGGCTTTTCGAGGTCCCCGACGATATCGCGTACCTTAACTGTTCGTACATGTCGCCGCAGCTACGTCCGGTGCGCGAGGCCGGCGAGCGGGCGCTGGCGCAGTGCTCGAGGCCGTGGGAGATTCCACCCGCGGCCTTTTTCGAGGAGGTGGAGAAGAGCCGCGACCTCTTTGCCCGGCTGGTCGGCGGCGAGGCGGACGGCGTGGCCCTTATTCCTTCCGTAAGCTACGGCATCGCCGTCGCTGCAGCGAACGTCCCCGTCGAGAAAGGGAGCAGCATCGTAGTTCTTGAAGGGCAATTTCCCTCGAACGTCTATCCGTGGCGCGAGCTGGCCGGAGAACGCGGAGCGAAGCTCGTAACCGTCCCGCGCCCGCCCGACCACGACTGGACGGGCGCCGTGCTTGCGGCGCTCGACACGGGCGTGGCCGTCGTGGCGGTCCCGAACTGCCACTGGACGGACGGCTCGCTTCTGGACCTCGTCGCCATCGGAGAGCGAGCGCGCGAGGTCGGGGCGGCCTTTGTGGTGGACGCCATTCAGTCGCTCGGGGCGCATCCGTTCGACGTGACGGGGGCGAGGCCGGACTTTCTTGTGGCGGCGGCGTACAAGTGGCTGCTCGGGCCGTACGGGGTCGGGTTCATGCACGTCCGGGGCGACCATCGGAACGGAAGGCCCATCGAACACAACTGGATCAACCGCGCGGGCAGCGAGAAGTTCTCCGACCTCTCCGAGTACACGAGCGACTTTCAGCCCGGCGCCCGACGCTACGACGTCGGCGAGCGGAGCAACTTCATCCTTCTGCCGATGGCGACGGAGGCGCTGCGCCACATCCTTGACTGGGGCGTCGAAAACATCTCGGAGACCGCCGGGAAGCTCACCGACCTTATCGAGGAAGAAGCGGGGAAACGAGGCATAGAAACCGTCCCGAAAGAGCGGCGGTGTCGGCATGTGATCGGCCTCGGGCTCGGCCCCGACGCCCCGGAGGACCTCGCCGCCCGCCTCGCCGCTGAAGGGGTCTTTGTGAGCGTGCGCGGCGGGAGCATCCGCGTCTCGCCTCACATATACAACGACGAGCGCGACGTAGCGCGTCTCTTCGAGGTTCTCGACCGGACGCTTTCGGGAACGTATCCCGCGTAG